AATTTGGAAATTATTGACAAATCACCCGAGGAACCACAAACGAAGAAAGATATAgatcaaattaatttgttgTTTGTGCCCGAACTCCTAATAAATAGGTACTGTTCatcacttcttttttttctctcatgtctaattatatacctatttcattttaaatgcataaaagaTGTGACATTGTGTAGCTATTATACGAAGAATAGACTTTGCAATCGAATAAGAGATATAAATGACAGAAGTGACAGAACTGACAGAAATGATGACGCACGATAACAATTACGcttgaaataaattctaaaacaAACTTGAAgataaaactaatttaaatttattgttttatgtatGAGATTAAATgctcatattatattaaatataatgtctctatatcttataatgtctatttctaccaatgcaaatttattttaatctcggtttaactaattttttattcgtttctAGTTCTAGTTTCTAACTattggaaaaagataaaaagttaacCCGAGATTATATGGACACAACTGTCTTTaccaataaattttgtttgacTCTTGCGTACTGATTGCTTACagaaatatatcaatacaACATGTGCTTTAAGACAAgtttatttgtacaaaaaattgtgaCTAGATTTTACATGAAGTATTATCTCCTCTAATTAATCTATAAATGGATCTCTGAAAACATCTTTATATATAGCGCTAACctagaatatttttagattctgcaaaaataaaacgtgtTAACTTTACATATACGTtctatattatgtaataagtaTGTCACAAAGTATTATagctatttattataactattatagctattgtatagaaatacattttttttataattaaatgtttttctttgaaTAGAGACCaaggatttaaataatttctaataaaatcatCTTCCCACCACAATGTCATATGTGGCAGTAACAACGTattgttatattgtaaaacttatatgtttaaaaatattatcagaaAATGTTATGCATTCTCTATTTTAAGACTTCTGCCTATTCGCCGCTTCTGACATCATCGAACAAAGATAGAAGCGGCAAGTAGGCAGGAGccttaaagtttaaatattttatacaaaatttttcggtaaattctaatttcaacatatcaattatttttattaaaaccaaAGCACCGCAGACAaccatatatagatataaattttagtaaaaatctGATCAGTCCGAGTACTATTTATCCGTTATATTTCAATCTCAGAAAAAATTTCAGAGTTTCgactattttataatcatataatcatatatctGTCTGATACTTCATCATATTTCATTAGGACCATCGCGAGATTCCCGTACtggttaatttaactaaagcAGTTTAACAAAGTAATAGTTATCTACTTAAATTACTAACGTATAGGTGCTTCAATTCTGTTTTTGGAGTATTTTCAAAAAGTGCCGCACGATTCTGACCCTCTCCTTTCTTCACCCAATGCCCGTAGACACGAAACGCGCAGCCGTCAATtacctgaaaataaatatcaagaatattcttgTCAATCACATTATTCAtgctcgattttttttcaattgtaCTCGTTCAATCTTAGATTAATATTGGAAGGCTTTGAACCTATATATGGAGTATCGTAAAACTCAACCACAAAAATCTATCAGTATTTTTCCTTACAatcattattcattaaaatcattatgCGCGTTGCGCGcacttaattaatttgctaTAATACGAACGAGCTTTCTATCATGTAGAACAACTTACTTTTCGcagaatttttattctgtatgGATCGGTACAAGCGACTTGTGTCGAAAGCGGCTCAGGCGTGATATGAAGCCGTTTAATACGAATAACAGCTCTCACACAAATAATTGCCAACTGGAATCTCTTCCTCGCATTGAACGATTTAGCCTTCAACTCCTGTGCAacgaataaaaagtatataatgataaaaatgccCCAGCTATTCAGTGAAAAgcgacaaattttaaattaacatttatattatatacacgtCTAAAAggaatattatcattattatttgctaaatataatgaaagataacgtttttttgttataatacgATGTAGTTGAATACAACGTTCAACGCTATAGAAAAAGTGTTAGTATATCAatgaacatatacatatactctATATCTATAACACAGGTTCTTAATGTTATTAGTAAATTCTTGCATGAGAATGCGAtagattcaaataattatatgtgcatatatgtGAATACAAGCACACGCACAAGGTCAgttaattagatatataagtAGTTTAGTTTGCCAttctcaaataattttcaaacattgtttccaatattatttatgattttaatataatcgatGACTACTGactaattaaaacaaaataaatgttaattgttacataaaaatgcTGATAATAAACAGTGAGTTTTATGTTGATAATACTcattactataaaataaaattggacaaaataaaaagaaaagtaaactAATTACCAAAGCTAATTGAGATATCCTACTCAGACGTCGCGAGTTAGACGACAGAGAACGTTTTAGAGGAGCGATGTCTTGATCCCACAGCTGTAAGGTCAATAACttatactttataattctattataaatctattaaaCGACACGTTTATCTATTTCGAgatatcttattaataaaaaatgaaaataataaaaaacaataaataactaaatacacagaaaataataattttatattgcaagTAGTACCTGTTCCACATAAAcccaatattttatatgtgcacTTTCTTTGCTTTCTGCTGTGCGTGttataattcttaaatataaagatactTATAATGTACAGAATGTCCCAGGAAAAAATGTTCCTCCTGGGATACCCTATATTTAGATGGgtgtaagtattttttttgaaTTGGGAATAGTGAGTGGAAacaaataaaagcaaaacaaattaattataagatattgtaattttgcagTGGAATATAGTGTGCAATatgtatgttataaaatatgtatatattagttaaaaggccttatatatttttttcattttaaatagaatataagtAAATGGCATTTTCtatgatatatttacaattagtacCAAGTACTTACAACAGTGTGAAAGAACGAATGTTCCAGTGCATCCTTTATAGAAATTCTTCTCTTGGGGTCAACAACCAGTAACTTCCTTATTAAATCTTTTGGAGCCTCTAAAACATACATTGaatgttatatatagaatattatatatacacgtaattttgtgtgcgtgtgcgtgtgcgccgcatattgatattttattttctagaaatttatcattttcttgaaatgtaatttttacctgTTATATCAGCCCATTCCGGAGAGGTGAATGAATAGTTTCCCTCCATTATGTTTCTCAACATAACCATCTGCTTCCGATGCCAAAATGGAGGGCAGCCAACTAACAGCGTAAACATAATCACGCCACAAGCCCATCTGTTACATCATAaacaaaaatggaaaatataatagaattttactCTGCCGAACgctacatttaaaaatttattcgtgcATTTGTATACGCACGCGTGccattatatctataaaatcaTGTACATGTTCATGATGTTCACATACAACCACTGTGTATCGTGTATGTACTTTTATCGTGTATGTGCATGtactttttttaacaaaatcttACATGTCAACTTCAAATCCATAACCCTCTGAATTGTCAAACATATTGCACTTTAATACTTCTGGTGCTAGATAGCCAGGCGTACCACAAAGATCTGtaaaatacgtaaatatataattttctagaCTTggaatacatataaaaaaaaaaaattgacacaAACCTTCTAATTTTTCTCCAGGCTTCAATACTCTGGCGAATCCAAAGTCTGTTATCTTCACATTCAAGTTGTCGTCAAGTAATATA
The window above is part of the Temnothorax longispinosus isolate EJ_2023e chromosome 8, Tlon_JGU_v1, whole genome shotgun sequence genome. Proteins encoded here:
- the Phkgamma gene encoding phosphorylase b kinase gamma catalytic chain, skeletal muscle/heart isoform isoform X1; the protein is MAKDEGDDVLPDKDAAKGFYAKYEPKEILGRGISSTVRRCIEKETGIEYAAKIIDISNETHEDGHTMKAATLQEVQILRRVAGHSYIIELHDVFESSTFIFLIFELCKNGELFDYLTSVVTLSEKKTRYIMRQVFEGVQHIHNQGIVHRDLKPENILLDDNLNVKITDFGFARVLKPGEKLEDLCGTPGYLAPEVLKCNMFDNSEGYGFEVDIWACGVIMFTLLVGCPPFWHRKQMVMLRNIMEGNYSFTSPEWADITEAPKDLIRKLLVVDPKRRISIKDALEHSFFHTVLWDQDIAPLKRSLSSNSRRLSRISQLALELKAKSFNARKRFQLAIICVRAVIRIKRLHITPEPLSTQVACTDPYRIKILRKVIDGCAFRVYGHWVKKGEGQNRAALFENTPKTELKHLYVSNLSR
- the Phkgamma gene encoding phosphorylase b kinase gamma catalytic chain, skeletal muscle/heart isoform isoform X2, producing MAKDEGDDVLPDKDAAKGFYAKYEPKEILGRGISSTVRRCIEKETGIEYAAKIIDISNETHEDGHTMKAATLQEVQILRRVAGHSYIIELHDVFESSTFIFLIFELCKNGELFDYLTSVVTLSEKKTRYIMRQVFEGVQHIHNQGIVHRDLKPENILLDDNLNVKITDFGFARVLKPGEKLEDLCGTPGYLAPEVLKCNMFDNSEGYGFEVDIWACGVIMFTLLVGCPPFWHRKQMVMLRNIMEGNYSFTSPEWADITEAPKDLIRKLLVVDPKRRISIKDALEHSFFHTVELKAKSFNARKRFQLAIICVRAVIRIKRLHITPEPLSTQVACTDPYRIKILRKVIDGCAFRVYGHWVKKGEGQNRAALFENTPKTELKHLYVSNLSR